The Mya arenaria isolate MELC-2E11 chromosome 16, ASM2691426v1 genome includes a window with the following:
- the LOC128222105 gene encoding putative nuclease HARBI1, producing the protein MYSDVEFQSHFRMHRSTFEELCKIVAPDMARERSISLETRMLATLWMLGNMECYRSVADRFGISKGTLHLTVMSSSKALCQQKSNFINFPTTRREMDQVAEGFSARCGIPGIVGAVDGTYIPVLGPRYQHRASFINRKGYPSIQLQVVCDSKLRLLDTYTGWPGSVHDARVFRNCPLLDVCQQLPAPYHLIGDSAYPLSRYMLVPYRDNGHLDAQQKKFNKAHSSTRVDVERAIGLLKSKFRRLKNLDMLLAEQIPEVITACCVLHNFILDREGEDVVEDVEYDSASVEEEGCSDSLNAAGEEKRRNIANLL; encoded by the exons ATGTATTCTGATGTGGAATTTCAGTCCCACTTTCGAATGCATCGGTCAACTTTTGAG gagctgtgtaaaATTGTTGCCCCAGATATGGCCAGGGAAAGATCCATTTCTTTGGAGACGAGAATGCTGGCAACACTTTGGATGTTGGGCAATATGGAGTGTTATCGGAGCGTAGCAGACAGATTTGGCATAAGTAAag GCACTCTCCATCTGACTGTGATGAGTTCTTCTAAGGCCCTTTGTCAACAGAAgagcaattttattaattttcccACCACAAGAAGGGAGATGGATCAGGTCGCAGAGGGGTTCAGTGCCAGGTGTGGGATTCCTGGAATAGTTGGAGCTGTAGATGGCACATACATTCCAGTTCTTGGTCCACGATATCAGCACAGGGCTTCTTTCATAAATAGGAAGGGCTATCCTAGCATTCAATTGCAGGTTGTTTGCGACAGTAAACTCCGGCTGCTGGATACATACACCGGTTGGCCTGGCTCTGTGCACGATGCAAGAGTTTTCAGGAACTGCCCATTACTAGATGTATGCCAGCAGCTCCCTGCACCTTACCACTTGATTGGGGACTCAGCATATCCGCTATCCAGGTATATGCTAGTCCCATATAGAGACAATGGCCATCTTGATGCTCAACAGAAGAAGTTCAACAAGGCTCACTCGTCAACTAGAGTTGATGTTGAACGTGCGATAGGGCTTTTAAAAAGCAAGTTTAGACGATTGAAAAATCTTGATATGCTTCTGGCTGAACAAATACCAGAAGTTATAACGGCTTGCTGTGTCCTACATAACTTCATTTTGGACAGGGAGGGCGAAGATGTCGTGGAAGATGTAGAATATGATTCTGCAAGTGTAGAGGAGGAGGGATGTAGCGATTCACTTAATGCAGCTGGAGAGGAAAAGCGCAGGAACATTGCTAATTTGTTGTAA